A region of Rhizorhabdus wittichii RW1 DNA encodes the following proteins:
- a CDS encoding Extradiol ring-cleavage dioxygenase, class III enzyme, subunit B (PFAM: Extradiol ring-cleavage dioxygenase, class III enzyme, subunit B), which translates to MAEIVLGIWTTHGPTLSTTPEQWLLRLPADRARGNHHFRGATYDFDALVALRDDERLAEQASLVERTRRAEACQAAIRTLADIYERARIDVAVIFGNDQHELFTEALMPAFTIFNGPTIWNEPASAEQARKMAPGIHEAEAGHNPEVYTEYPGAPELADHIIRQAVSDQFDVTRCARLPEQPGHWNSGIGHAFGFVYRRIMRDRVAPNVPIVTNTFFPPNQPSARRCFELGRSVARAIRSWPGDARVAVFGSGGMSHFVIDEAFDRHLFDALQARDAEALCTIGEEHLQSGTSELKNWIAAAGCLFDTPLSGGIVDYQPCYRSEAGTGTANGFMAWTQGG; encoded by the coding sequence ATGGCTGAGATCGTCCTCGGCATCTGGACCACGCACGGGCCGACCCTGTCGACCACGCCCGAGCAGTGGCTGCTCCGGCTGCCCGCCGACCGGGCGCGCGGCAATCACCATTTCCGGGGCGCGACCTATGATTTCGACGCGCTGGTCGCGTTGCGGGACGACGAGCGGCTGGCCGAGCAGGCCTCGCTCGTCGAGCGCACCCGCCGCGCGGAGGCGTGCCAGGCCGCGATCCGTACGCTGGCCGACATCTACGAACGCGCCCGGATCGACGTCGCGGTGATCTTCGGCAACGACCAGCACGAGCTGTTCACCGAGGCGCTGATGCCGGCCTTCACCATCTTCAACGGCCCGACCATCTGGAACGAGCCGGCCAGCGCCGAACAGGCGAGGAAGATGGCGCCCGGCATCCACGAGGCCGAGGCGGGGCACAATCCCGAAGTCTATACCGAATATCCCGGGGCGCCCGAACTGGCCGACCATATCATCCGCCAGGCGGTGTCGGACCAGTTCGACGTGACGCGCTGCGCCCGGCTGCCCGAGCAGCCCGGGCATTGGAACAGCGGCATCGGCCACGCCTTCGGCTTCGTCTATCGCCGGATCATGCGCGATCGGGTGGCGCCCAACGTCCCGATCGTGACCAACACCTTCTTTCCGCCCAACCAGCCGTCGGCGCGGCGCTGCTTCGAGCTGGGCCGGTCGGTGGCGCGGGCGATCCGTTCCTGGCCCGGCGACGCCCGCGTCGCGGTGTTCGGATCGGGCGGCATGAGCCATTTCGTGATCGACGAGGCGTTCGATCGCCACCTGTTCGACGCCTTGCAGGCGCGCGACGCCGAGGCGCTGTGCACGATCGGGGAGGAGCATCTCCAGTCGGGCACCTCGGAGCTCAAGAACTGGATCGCGGCGGCGGGCTGCCTGTTCGACACGCCGTTGTCGGGCGGCATCGTCGACTATCAGCCCTGCTACCGATCGGAAGCGGGCACCGGCACGGCCAACGGCTTCATGGCCTGGACACAAGGAGGATGA
- a CDS encoding monooxygenase, FAD-binding (PFAM: monooxygenase, FAD-binding): MRRYMNICTNAEERVARDPDIAIIGGGIVGLALAIGLHRRGVRATVYEAAPELREIGVGITLLPHAMRELAALGLADEIRACGVETRTSAFFNRFGQSIYSEPRGLAAGYAIPEVAIGRGRLHGLLHRKALSLLGPEHIRVDHQLAGFAQDEDGVTLRFRGDAGRSDRDPIRVAFAIGCDGVNSAVRQELYPDDRVVFTGINTWRGVTRRPPILDGGTYMRIGSIRTGKMVIYPIEPVGADGTQLVNWVAEIERPTAARNDWNRSGRTADFEPIYADWTYDWLDVPRLIRGAELLLEYPMVDKDPLARWTFGRVTLAGDAAHPMYPRGSNGSAQGLIDARVLADRIAAAADPRDGFAAYEEERRPPTSRIVETNRTSPPDIINIRVEELTGDRPFDDLDRFISQDELKRLSDRYKDIAGFSVEGLRVA, encoded by the coding sequence ATGCGAAGATATATGAATATATGCACCAATGCGGAGGAACGAGTGGCGCGCGATCCTGATATTGCCATCATCGGCGGCGGCATCGTCGGCCTCGCGCTCGCGATCGGGCTGCATCGGCGCGGCGTCCGCGCGACGGTCTATGAGGCGGCGCCCGAATTGCGCGAGATCGGCGTCGGCATCACCCTGCTGCCCCATGCGATGCGCGAGCTGGCGGCGCTGGGGCTGGCCGACGAGATTCGCGCCTGCGGCGTCGAGACGCGGACGAGCGCCTTCTTCAACCGCTTCGGCCAGTCGATCTACAGCGAGCCTCGCGGGCTTGCGGCCGGCTATGCGATCCCGGAGGTGGCGATCGGTCGCGGCCGGTTGCACGGGCTGCTCCATCGCAAGGCGCTGTCGCTGCTCGGGCCGGAGCATATTCGCGTCGACCATCAACTCGCCGGCTTCGCGCAGGACGAGGACGGCGTCACGCTCCGCTTTCGCGGCGATGCCGGGCGGAGCGATCGCGATCCGATCCGGGTTGCCTTCGCGATCGGTTGTGACGGCGTGAACTCGGCGGTCCGCCAAGAGCTTTATCCCGACGACCGGGTGGTGTTCACCGGCATCAACACCTGGCGCGGCGTCACCCGGCGCCCGCCGATCCTCGACGGCGGCACCTATATGCGCATCGGGTCGATCCGCACCGGCAAGATGGTGATCTACCCGATCGAGCCGGTCGGCGCCGACGGCACCCAACTCGTCAACTGGGTGGCCGAGATCGAGCGGCCGACCGCGGCGCGGAACGACTGGAACAGGAGCGGCCGCACCGCCGATTTCGAGCCGATCTACGCCGATTGGACCTATGACTGGCTCGACGTCCCGCGCCTGATCCGCGGCGCCGAGCTGCTGCTCGAATATCCGATGGTGGACAAGGACCCGCTCGCGCGCTGGACGTTCGGCCGGGTGACGCTGGCGGGCGACGCCGCGCATCCCATGTACCCCCGAGGCTCCAACGGATCGGCGCAGGGGCTGATCGATGCGCGCGTCCTGGCCGACCGGATCGCGGCGGCCGCCGACCCGCGCGACGGCTTCGCCGCCTATGAGGAGGAGCGGCGCCCGCCGACCAGCCGCATCGTCGAGACCAACCGCACATCGCCGCCCGACATCATCAACATCCGCGTCGAGGAACTGACCGGCGATCGTCCGTTCGACGATCTCGATCGGTTCATCAGCCAGGACGAGCTGAAGCGGCTGTCGGACCGGTACAAGGATATCGCCGGTTTCTCGGTCGAGGGGTTGCGCGTCGCCTGA
- a CDS encoding Demethylmenaquinone methyltransferase-like protein — protein MADDVCARLSRLDACAVSDALDQLGLPPSITGLAALSVRQRIAGRVTTVRLAAGRPPEGARPRHLCTAAIDAAEPGGVIVVEHRSGVECAGWGGILSNAASLRGLSGVIVDGLARDVDEARDIGFPVYARGATARTARGRVFEAETGGTVRVGAVEVGQDDFVVADSSGTAFVPADRIGDVLAAAERIAAKEAAMTREVLAGKPVSGVMGASYEHLLDRGDA, from the coding sequence ATGGCGGACGATGTTTGCGCGCGCCTGTCGCGGCTCGATGCCTGCGCGGTTTCCGATGCGCTCGACCAGCTCGGCCTTCCGCCCTCGATAACCGGGCTCGCGGCGCTCTCGGTGCGCCAACGCATAGCGGGCCGGGTGACGACGGTGCGGCTGGCGGCCGGTCGTCCGCCGGAAGGGGCGCGGCCCCGCCATCTCTGCACCGCCGCGATCGATGCCGCCGAACCGGGCGGCGTCATCGTCGTCGAGCATCGCTCCGGCGTCGAATGTGCCGGATGGGGCGGCATCCTCTCCAACGCCGCCAGCCTGCGCGGCCTCTCCGGCGTCATCGTCGATGGCCTCGCGCGCGACGTCGACGAGGCCCGCGACATAGGGTTTCCCGTCTACGCCCGTGGCGCCACCGCGCGCACCGCGCGGGGCCGCGTGTTCGAGGCCGAAACCGGCGGGACCGTCCGGGTCGGCGCGGTCGAGGTCGGCCAGGACGACTTCGTCGTCGCCGATTCCAGCGGGACGGCGTTCGTCCCCGCCGACCGGATCGGCGACGTCCTCGCCGCGGCCGAGCGCATCGCGGCGAAGGAGGCGGCGATGACGCGCGAGGTGCTGGCGGGAAAGCCGGTCAGCGGCGTGATGGGCGCCAGCTACGAACATTTGCTCGACCGGGGGGATGCGTGA
- a CDS encoding fumarylacetoacetate (FAA) hydrolase (PFAM: fumarylacetoacetate (FAA) hydrolase) — MYVVEPSPTVAVPVTTGGEFPVRRIYCVGRNYRAHAIEMGADPDREAPFFFTKPSDAIVANGATIPYPARTEDYQHEIELVVAIGKAGAAIAVGQALDHVFGYAVGLDMTRRDLQMIARNAGRPWDMGKAFDHSAPCAAISPVGQVGHLANGAISLEINGEVRQASDVSLLIWNVAETIADLSTYVALQPGDLIYTGTPEGVGPVRRGDHLVGKVAGLTDLVVDIAR, encoded by the coding sequence GTGTATGTAGTCGAACCCTCCCCGACCGTCGCCGTGCCGGTCACGACCGGCGGCGAATTCCCGGTCCGCCGGATCTATTGCGTCGGCCGCAACTATCGCGCCCACGCGATCGAGATGGGCGCGGACCCCGATCGCGAGGCACCCTTCTTCTTCACCAAGCCGTCCGATGCGATCGTCGCCAATGGCGCGACCATCCCCTATCCCGCGCGTACCGAGGACTATCAGCATGAGATCGAGCTGGTCGTCGCGATCGGCAAGGCGGGCGCCGCGATCGCCGTCGGCCAGGCGCTCGACCATGTCTTCGGCTATGCCGTCGGGCTCGACATGACCCGGCGGGACCTGCAGATGATCGCGCGCAACGCTGGCCGTCCGTGGGACATGGGCAAGGCGTTCGACCATTCCGCTCCCTGCGCGGCGATCTCGCCTGTCGGTCAGGTCGGCCATCTGGCGAACGGCGCGATCTCGCTCGAGATCAACGGCGAGGTGCGTCAGGCGAGCGATGTCTCGCTGCTGATCTGGAACGTCGCCGAGACGATCGCGGACCTGTCCACCTATGTCGCCTTGCAGCCCGGCGACCTGATCTACACCGGGACGCCAGAGGGCGTGGGCCCGGTCCGGCGCGGCGATCATCTGGTCGGCAAGGTGGCGGGGCTGACCGATCTGGTCGTCGACATCGCGCGATGA
- a CDS encoding Phthalate 4,5-dioxygenase (PFAM: Rieske [2Fe-2S] domain protein) — protein sequence MLTEEQNRQLTRVGSGTPMGELLRRYWHPIAGVAEFDGEDRIRPVRLFGEDLVLYRDKSGVFGLVDRRCPHRRADLAYGFVEQCGLRCNYHGWRFDADGRCLEQPYEDVANPTGRFRDKIRIASYPVAVKAGMVWAYMGPAPAPLLPDWEPFSWKNGFVQVVLAEIPCNWLQCQENSIDPVHFEWMHMNWGRRLRAPDSAHGPRHLAVAFDEFDHGFVYRRHREDLGEAHGMWTVGRVCLWPNAFFLGDHFEYRVPIDDENTLSVAWMFNRVPTESEPFVQETIPAWRGPIADPATGKWISSHVMNQDFVAWVGQGRIADRTKENLGTSDRGIGLLRRRFTSEMKKVADGEDPKGVLRDPQANRRIPLPTMHREVLTGGLPLAQVKAHPVFGAHLDRFVFQAGQPAEVWRDFRRAMGLPPDVAPNEAENAF from the coding sequence ATGCTCACCGAAGAACAGAATCGCCAGCTCACCCGGGTCGGTTCCGGCACGCCGATGGGCGAGCTGCTGCGGCGATACTGGCATCCGATCGCGGGCGTCGCGGAGTTCGACGGCGAAGACCGCATCCGTCCGGTCCGCCTGTTCGGCGAGGATCTGGTGCTCTATCGTGACAAGAGCGGCGTCTTCGGCCTCGTCGACCGCCGATGCCCGCACCGCCGCGCCGACCTCGCTTATGGCTTCGTCGAGCAATGCGGGCTGCGCTGCAACTATCATGGCTGGCGGTTCGACGCCGATGGCCGCTGCCTCGAACAGCCCTATGAGGACGTCGCCAACCCCACCGGGCGGTTCCGCGACAAGATCAGGATCGCATCCTATCCGGTCGCGGTGAAGGCCGGCATGGTCTGGGCCTATATGGGCCCGGCGCCGGCGCCGCTGCTGCCCGATTGGGAGCCCTTTTCCTGGAAGAATGGCTTCGTTCAGGTCGTTCTCGCCGAGATCCCCTGCAATTGGCTGCAATGCCAGGAGAATTCGATCGACCCCGTCCATTTCGAATGGATGCACATGAACTGGGGACGACGGCTGAGGGCCCCAGACAGCGCGCATGGTCCCCGCCACCTCGCGGTCGCCTTCGACGAGTTCGACCATGGCTTCGTCTATCGCCGCCATCGCGAGGACCTGGGCGAGGCGCACGGCATGTGGACGGTCGGCCGCGTCTGCCTGTGGCCCAACGCCTTCTTCCTGGGCGACCATTTCGAATATCGCGTGCCGATCGACGACGAGAACACGCTGAGCGTGGCGTGGATGTTCAATCGCGTGCCGACCGAAAGCGAGCCGTTCGTCCAGGAGACGATCCCCGCCTGGCGCGGGCCGATCGCCGATCCGGCGACCGGCAAATGGATATCGTCCCATGTGATGAACCAGGACTTCGTCGCCTGGGTGGGGCAGGGGCGCATCGCGGACCGGACGAAGGAGAATCTGGGAACCAGCGACCGGGGGATCGGCCTGCTGCGCCGGCGCTTCACCAGCGAGATGAAGAAGGTCGCCGACGGGGAAGATCCGAAGGGCGTCCTCCGCGACCCGCAGGCCAATCGCCGCATTCCGCTGCCGACGATGCACAGGGAGGTGCTGACCGGCGGATTGCCGCTCGCGCAGGTCAAGGCGCACCCGGTGTTCGGCGCGCATCTCGACCGCTTCGTGTTCCAGGCCGGGCAGCCCGCGGAGGTGTGGCGCGATTTCCGGCGCGCGATGGGCCTTCCGCCCGATGTCGCGCCGAACGAGGCGGAGAACGCCTTCTGA
- a CDS encoding Dimethylmenaquinone methyltransferase (PFAM: Dimethylmenaquinone methyltransferase): MKDDNVERAGRIDTATLSDALDRLGIAGQCLGIKPLSQESRLVGRAFTLAYAPVGPGGTVGDFIDDVPAGAVVAIDNGGRPDATVWGDILTMCAHRRGLAGTVIDGACRDTHLALGLGYPMYSRSYSMRTGKDRVQLEATQVPVNIGDARVGPGDILRGDSDGVVAIPRAREDEVLDVAEGIEAAEARIRALVESGVRLDEARRQQSYHLLQRRDA; encoded by the coding sequence ATGAAGGACGACAATGTCGAACGCGCGGGCAGGATCGACACCGCGACGCTGAGCGACGCGCTGGACAGGCTCGGCATCGCCGGACAATGCCTGGGTATCAAGCCGCTCAGCCAGGAATCCCGTCTCGTCGGGCGTGCCTTCACCCTGGCCTATGCGCCGGTCGGCCCCGGCGGCACGGTCGGGGACTTCATCGACGACGTCCCCGCCGGCGCGGTCGTCGCGATCGACAATGGCGGCCGCCCCGACGCCACCGTCTGGGGCGACATATTGACGATGTGCGCGCACCGGCGCGGGCTGGCGGGCACGGTGATCGACGGGGCCTGCCGCGACACCCATCTCGCGCTTGGCCTCGGCTATCCGATGTACAGCCGGAGCTATTCGATGCGCACCGGCAAGGACCGCGTCCAGCTCGAAGCGACGCAGGTGCCGGTCAACATCGGCGACGCGCGCGTCGGTCCCGGTGACATATTGCGCGGCGATTCGGACGGCGTGGTGGCGATCCCGCGGGCACGCGAGGACGAAGTGCTCGACGTCGCGGAAGGGATCGAGGCGGCGGAGGCCCGGATTCGCGCGCTGGTCGAATCCGGCGTCCGGCTCGACGAGGCGCGCCGGCAGCAAAGCTATCATCTTCTGCAACGCCGGGATGCATGA
- a CDS encoding maleylacetoacetate isomerase (TIGRFAM: maleylacetoacetate isomerase~PFAM: Glutathione S-transferase, N-terminal domain): MILLHEFALSSASYRVRIALAMKGIAYQSRSYMLRRQEHRSAGYLAINPVGLVPCLEIDGLRLTQSLAIIDYLDQRFPEPRLIPAEPAERARVQAMAQTIACDIHPLDNLRVLHYLEAELGQDEAARNRWYAHWIHAGFEGLEAMARAEAAGPFLTGEAPGLFEICLVPQVFNARRFAVDLSPYGRLVEMADRALALSAFAKAAPA; encoded by the coding sequence ATGATCCTGCTGCACGAATTCGCCCTCTCCTCGGCCAGCTACCGGGTGCGCATCGCCCTGGCGATGAAGGGCATTGCCTATCAGAGCCGGTCCTACATGCTGCGCAGGCAGGAGCATCGCAGCGCCGGCTATCTGGCGATCAATCCCGTCGGCCTCGTCCCCTGCCTCGAGATCGACGGGTTGCGCCTGACGCAGAGCCTGGCGATCATCGACTATCTCGACCAGCGCTTTCCCGAGCCTCGCCTGATCCCGGCCGAACCGGCGGAGCGGGCGCGCGTGCAGGCGATGGCGCAGACGATCGCCTGCGACATCCATCCGCTCGATAATCTGCGCGTCCTCCACTATCTGGAGGCCGAGCTCGGCCAGGACGAGGCGGCGCGGAACCGCTGGTACGCGCACTGGATCCACGCCGGGTTCGAGGGGCTGGAGGCGATGGCCCGCGCCGAGGCGGCCGGCCCGTTCCTGACCGGCGAGGCCCCCGGCCTGTTCGAGATCTGCCTCGTCCCCCAGGTCTTCAACGCGCGCCGCTTCGCGGTCGACCTGTCCCCCTATGGCCGGCTGGTCGAGATGGCCGACCGCGCGCTCGCGCTTTCCGCCTTCGCCAAGGCGGCGCCTGCCTGA
- a CDS encoding gentisate 1,2-dioxygenase (TIGRFAM: gentisate 1,2-dioxygenase~PFAM: Cupin 2, conserved barrel domain protein) has translation MEAETAPETMAAFYAELDGQNMAPLWESLHSLVPRQPAPVIQAAHWDYDAVVRPRLMEAGRLITAKKAERRVLILENPGLRGKASITQSLYAGLQLILPGEVAPAHRHTQCALRFIVEGEGAHTTVSGERTIMHPGDFVLTPNWTWHDHGNESDAPMVWLDGLDIPIVAFLDAGFAEAGNADSQPTVRPDGDAEARFGGTLLPVDWRASSRNSPVLNYPYARSRETLHRLERNGEADASHGYKLRYVNPADGGWPMPTIGAFIQFLPGGFRTAPYRSTDSTVYAVVEGHGESIVGDRRIRWKPRDIFVAPSWQWQEHAASGDAVLFSFSDRPVQEGLGLWREERGIPRR, from the coding sequence ATGGAAGCAGAAACGGCCCCCGAAACCATGGCGGCCTTCTACGCGGAGCTCGACGGCCAGAACATGGCGCCGCTGTGGGAAAGCCTGCACAGTCTGGTGCCGCGCCAGCCGGCGCCGGTCATCCAGGCCGCCCATTGGGACTATGACGCCGTCGTCCGCCCGCGCCTGATGGAGGCGGGCCGGCTGATCACCGCGAAGAAGGCCGAGCGCCGCGTGCTCATCCTCGAAAATCCGGGGCTGCGCGGCAAGGCCTCGATCACCCAGTCGCTCTATGCCGGGTTGCAGCTCATCCTGCCGGGCGAGGTCGCGCCGGCGCATCGGCACACCCAATGCGCGCTGCGTTTCATCGTCGAGGGGGAGGGCGCGCACACCACCGTGTCGGGCGAGCGTACGATCATGCATCCCGGCGACTTCGTGCTGACGCCGAACTGGACCTGGCACGACCATGGCAATGAGAGCGACGCGCCGATGGTGTGGCTCGACGGGCTCGACATTCCGATCGTCGCCTTCCTCGACGCCGGTTTCGCCGAGGCCGGCAATGCCGACAGCCAGCCAACCGTTCGCCCCGACGGCGACGCGGAGGCGCGGTTCGGGGGCACGCTGCTGCCCGTGGACTGGCGGGCGTCGTCGCGGAACTCGCCGGTGCTCAACTATCCCTATGCGCGGTCGCGGGAGACGCTGCACCGGCTGGAACGCAACGGCGAGGCCGACGCCAGCCACGGATACAAGCTGCGCTACGTCAATCCGGCCGACGGCGGCTGGCCGATGCCGACGATCGGCGCGTTCATCCAGTTCCTGCCGGGCGGTTTTCGCACCGCGCCCTACCGGTCGACCGACAGCACCGTCTATGCGGTGGTCGAGGGGCATGGCGAAAGCATCGTCGGCGATCGGCGCATCCGCTGGAAACCGCGCGACATCTTCGTCGCGCCGAGCTGGCAATGGCAGGAGCATGCCGCGAGCGGCGACGCGGTGCTGTTCAGTTTCTCCGACCGTCCCGTTCAGGAGGGTCTCGGCCTGTGGCGCGAAGAACGGGGCATTCCCCGCCGCTGA
- a CDS encoding succinate semialdehyde dehydrogenase (PFAM: aldehyde dehydrogenase), whose translation MVDRHAYPAPRLFIDGEWIDAGDRDTLPIANPATGEAIGRLPVATRADLDRALDAARRGFVVWRAKTALERAAILHRAAGLLRERADEIGRLSTIEQGKLVGESIAEAQASADIFDWFAEDARRDYGRIVPSKQPAVRHLVVHEPIGPAALFTPWNFPVTIPARKLAAALAAGCSVVIKPAEETPMSCLELARALDDAGLPKGVLNVVFGLPAEISDYLIRSPVIRKVSFTGSTGVGKLLAGIAAEVMKPTTMELGGHAPVIVFDDVDIDMVVRMTAASKFRNAGQICIAPTRFYLHDRIHDAFVARFAEAARALTLGNGLDPGTRMGPLANPRRVVAMEAMIGDAIAGGAALRAGGAKGDLPGGNFWEATVLSDVPDSARIMNEEPFGPVIATQRFETIEDVAERANRLPYGLAAYAFTRSAAQAHRIGEMIEAGMVGVNFPVLTGPETPFGGVKESGHGSDGGIEALRGYQVTKYIAQGYLPG comes from the coding sequence ATGGTGGATCGCCACGCCTATCCAGCGCCACGCTTGTTCATCGATGGGGAGTGGATCGACGCCGGCGATCGCGACACCCTGCCGATCGCGAACCCGGCGACCGGGGAAGCGATCGGACGCTTGCCGGTCGCGACGCGCGCCGATCTCGATCGCGCGCTCGACGCCGCGCGGCGGGGCTTTGTGGTCTGGCGCGCCAAGACCGCGCTGGAGCGCGCGGCGATCCTGCATCGGGCGGCCGGGTTGTTGCGCGAGCGCGCCGACGAGATCGGCCGGCTTTCGACCATCGAGCAGGGCAAGCTGGTGGGCGAGTCGATCGCCGAGGCGCAGGCGAGCGCCGATATCTTCGACTGGTTCGCCGAGGATGCGCGCCGCGACTATGGGCGCATCGTGCCGTCGAAGCAGCCGGCCGTCCGGCATTTGGTCGTGCACGAGCCGATCGGTCCCGCCGCGCTGTTCACGCCCTGGAACTTCCCGGTGACGATCCCGGCACGCAAGCTGGCGGCGGCGCTGGCCGCCGGCTGCTCGGTGGTGATCAAGCCCGCCGAGGAAACGCCGATGAGCTGCCTGGAACTGGCGCGGGCGCTCGACGACGCCGGATTGCCGAAGGGCGTGCTCAACGTGGTGTTCGGCCTGCCGGCCGAGATCTCCGACTATCTGATCCGCTCCCCCGTCATCCGCAAGGTCAGCTTCACCGGCTCGACCGGCGTCGGCAAGCTGCTGGCGGGGATCGCGGCCGAGGTGATGAAGCCCACCACCATGGAGCTGGGCGGCCATGCGCCGGTGATCGTGTTCGACGATGTCGACATCGACATGGTGGTCCGCATGACCGCCGCGTCGAAGTTCCGCAACGCCGGGCAGATCTGCATCGCGCCGACCCGCTTCTACCTGCATGACCGGATCCACGATGCGTTCGTGGCGCGCTTCGCGGAAGCGGCGCGGGCGCTGACGCTGGGCAACGGGCTCGATCCCGGGACGCGCATGGGGCCGCTCGCCAATCCGCGCCGCGTCGTCGCCATGGAGGCGATGATCGGCGACGCGATCGCCGGCGGTGCTGCGCTGCGCGCGGGCGGCGCGAAGGGCGACCTCCCCGGTGGCAATTTCTGGGAGGCGACGGTGCTGAGCGACGTGCCGGACAGCGCGCGAATCATGAACGAGGAACCGTTCGGGCCGGTGATCGCCACCCAGCGTTTCGAAACGATCGAGGATGTCGCGGAGCGCGCCAATCGCCTGCCCTATGGCCTCGCCGCCTATGCGTTCACGCGCTCCGCCGCGCAGGCGCACCGGATCGGCGAGATGATCGAGGCCGGCATGGTCGGGGTCAACTTTCCGGTGCTCACCGGGCCGGAAACGCCGTTCGGTGGCGTCAAGGAAAGCGGCCATGGTTCCGACGGCGGCATCGAGGCGCTGCGCGGCTACCAGGTCACCAAATATATCGCCCAAGGGTATCTGCCGGGATAA
- a CDS encoding aromatic-ring-hydroxylating dioxygenase, beta subunit (PFAM: aromatic-ring-hydroxylating dioxygenase, beta subunit) — MNVETGELAELIQLYAAYAACIDEERFDDWPAFFTEDCVYRLVARENHEAGYPLAIMSLKGVAGLRDRVYGVTSTLFHAPYYQRHVIGLPLVKGRDGGALLVEANYQVIRTKRDKPSDLFNVGRYVDRVVRAGAGLKFAEKLCVFDSELIPNSIIYPI; from the coding sequence ATGAACGTCGAGACCGGCGAGCTCGCCGAACTGATCCAGCTCTACGCCGCCTATGCCGCCTGCATCGACGAGGAACGGTTCGACGACTGGCCCGCCTTCTTCACCGAGGATTGTGTCTATCGGCTGGTCGCCCGCGAGAATCACGAGGCGGGCTATCCGCTCGCGATCATGTCGCTGAAGGGCGTCGCGGGCCTGCGCGACCGCGTCTACGGCGTGACCAGCACGCTGTTCCACGCGCCTTATTATCAGCGTCACGTCATCGGCCTTCCGCTGGTGAAGGGCCGCGACGGCGGCGCGCTGCTGGTCGAGGCCAATTACCAGGTGATCCGCACCAAGCGCGACAAGCCGAGCGACCTGTTCAACGTCGGGCGCTACGTCGATCGCGTCGTCCGCGCCGGCGCCGGGCTGAAATTCGCCGAGAAGCTCTGCGTCTTCGACAGCGAGCTGATCCCCAATTCGATCATCTACCCGATCTGA
- a CDS encoding amidohydrolase 2 (PFAM: amidohydrolase 2) produces the protein MIIDCHGHVSAPAELWAYKANILSHRGSHGRGGVKVSDDDLRRAVNKVEMAPCGHLDMLAAHGTDIQLISPRPFQMMPSFEPARAVHWFTEETNQIIHRQTRLFPDRFVGIGGLPQVAGEPIENTFGELERCIRDYGFKGVLLNPDPYENTRSDHPGLGDRYWYPLYEKLCELDVPAHIHATGSRADRSPYSLHFINEETIAVFNLVNSDVLDDFPDLKIVVSHGGGAIPYQLGRFEAGSIRPGMKRSFSEGMRRLYYDTVLYTEGALRLLIETVGVDQCLFGSECPGVGSKTLPGQDHTMDHIAPVIAGFDWLSDADKQKIFEGNARKVFGI, from the coding sequence ATGATCATCGATTGCCATGGACATGTGAGCGCGCCGGCCGAGCTCTGGGCCTATAAGGCGAACATCCTATCGCACCGCGGCTCGCACGGCCGCGGCGGCGTCAAGGTCAGCGACGACGACCTGCGCCGTGCGGTCAACAAGGTGGAGATGGCGCCGTGCGGCCATCTCGACATGCTCGCGGCGCATGGCACCGACATCCAGCTCATCTCGCCGCGCCCCTTCCAGATGATGCCGAGTTTCGAGCCGGCGCGCGCCGTCCACTGGTTCACGGAGGAGACCAACCAGATCATCCATCGCCAGACCCGGCTCTTCCCCGACCGCTTCGTCGGCATCGGCGGCCTGCCGCAGGTCGCGGGCGAGCCGATCGAGAACACGTTCGGCGAGCTGGAGCGTTGCATCCGCGACTATGGCTTCAAGGGCGTCCTGCTCAATCCGGACCCCTATGAGAACACGCGCAGCGATCATCCGGGGCTGGGCGACCGCTATTGGTATCCGCTCTACGAGAAGCTCTGCGAACTCGACGTGCCCGCGCACATCCACGCGACCGGATCGCGCGCCGATCGCTCGCCCTACAGCCTGCACTTCATCAACGAGGAGACGATCGCCGTCTTCAACCTCGTCAATTCGGACGTGCTCGACGACTTTCCCGACCTGAAGATCGTCGTCAGCCATGGCGGCGGCGCCATCCCCTACCAGCTCGGGCGGTTCGAGGCGGGCTCGATCCGCCCGGGCATGAAGCGGAGCTTCTCCGAAGGGATGCGCAGGCTCTATTACGACACCGTCCTCTACACCGAAGGCGCGCTGCGATTGCTGATCGAGACGGTCGGCGTCGACCAGTGCCTGTTCGGATCGGAATGCCCCGGCGTCGGATCGAAGACGCTGCCGGGCCAGGATCACACCATGGACCATATCGCCCCGGTCATCGCCGGGTTCGACTGGCTGTCCGACGCCGACAAGCAGAAGATCTTCGAGGGGAACGCCCGGAAGGTCTTCGGGATCTGA